The following are from one region of the Capsicum annuum cultivar UCD-10X-F1 chromosome 1, UCD10Xv1.1, whole genome shotgun sequence genome:
- the LOC107860037 gene encoding uncharacterized protein LOC107860037 codes for MASASKTENPTVASISTTIDPGNPIFIHPSDSPSATLAPVPFDGVGYRSWRCSVLRSLSIKNKLDFINGECKKPVSQTSSKLRQWERCDHMVTTWILNSLAKDIADSVEYVSSSHELWTELEDRYDQTNGAKLYQIQQEISDLHQGTLYITGYYTKRKKLWEEISTITAKHQCVCQCTCGGKEHMYKAEQDR; via the coding sequence ATGGCGTCAGCTTCTAAAACTGAAAATCCCACTGTTGCTTCTATAAGCACCACGATTGACCCTGGAAATCCCATTTTTATCCATCCTTCTGACAGTCCTAGTGCTACTCTAGCTCCCGTACCCTTCGATGGTGTAGGTTATCGTTCATGGCGTTGTAGTGTATTACGATCTCTGTCAATTAAGAACAAATTAGATTTTATCAATGGTGAGTGTAAGAAACCAGTTTCACAAACATCTTCAAAATTGCGCCAATGGGAGAGATGTGATCATATGGTTACAACATGGATTCTCAATTCTCTTGCGAAGGACATTGCGGATAGCGTCGAGTATGTATCCAGTTCCCACGAACTTTGGACTGAGCTAGAAGACCGTTATGACCAGACTAATGGGGCAAAACTATACCAAATTCAGCAGGAAATTAGTGATTTACATCAGGGCACACTGTATATTACTGGTTATTACACAAAAAGGAAGAAACTTTGGGAAGAAATTAGCACAATTACGGCGAAGCATCAATGTGTGTGCCAATGCACCTGTGGAGGTAAGGAACACATGTACAAGGCCGAACAAGATCGATGA